The Staphylococcus sp. KG4-3 genome has a window encoding:
- a CDS encoding 3-beta hydroxysteroid dehydrogenase, translating to MKPNILLAGVTGYIGKNLIQHIKNEANLYTLSKYPKEEDFKEVTWLKKDIYNYMDVLSAMECIDIAIYYLDPTKHSAKLTQATARDLNLIAADNFGRAAAKNGISKIIYISGSRFDYETIQRLSSYGVFVEKTETTVSRPHVSVELQSSKYDDVRSALSMQLPMNWTLEQMVEYYFKWLNETKGTLLHTYKEDEDYIIYLKDKTKPILVFHKMQIEEDIISLHLVGGTLVKPNLLKQGKLEFRRLKNTQTVVVHLYDYIPKLVWPVYYLIQSPFQGLMMRGFEIDCRIKHFNGRIQSGEDIKYTK from the coding sequence ATGAAACCTAACATTTTATTGGCAGGTGTCACAGGCTATATAGGTAAAAATTTAATCCAACATATAAAAAATGAGGCTAATTTATATACATTATCAAAATATCCTAAAGAAGAAGACTTTAAAGAAGTGACATGGTTAAAGAAAGATATTTATAATTATATGGATGTGTTATCAGCGATGGAATGTATAGATATAGCCATCTATTATTTGGATCCCACTAAACACTCTGCAAAATTAACACAAGCCACAGCAAGAGATTTGAATTTAATCGCTGCAGATAACTTTGGTCGGGCAGCTGCTAAAAATGGTATAAGTAAAATTATTTATATTAGTGGAAGTAGATTTGATTATGAAACCATCCAACGTTTGTCGTCATATGGTGTTTTTGTGGAAAAAACAGAAACAACTGTATCGCGTCCACATGTATCGGTGGAACTTCAATCTTCTAAATACGATGATGTTCGTAGTGCTCTAAGCATGCAGCTACCTATGAATTGGACACTAGAACAAATGGTTGAATATTATTTTAAATGGTTGAATGAAACTAAAGGCACATTACTACACACATACAAAGAAGATGAGGATTATATAATATACCTTAAAGATAAGACTAAGCCTATTCTTGTTTTTCATAAAATGCAAATAGAAGAAGACATCATTTCATTACATTTAGTGGGTGGTACATTAGTTAAACCTAATTTATTGAAACAAGGTAAGTTAGAATTTCGTAGACTCAAAAATACGCAAACTGTAGTAGTACATTTATATGATTATATACCTAAATTAGTTTGGCCGGTGTATTATTTAATTCAGTCTCCATTTCAAGGTTTGATGATGAGAGGTTTCGAGATAGATTGTCGAATTAAGCATTTTAACGGGAGAATTCAGTCTGGGGAAGACATAAAATATACTAAATAG
- a CDS encoding ABC transporter ATP-binding protein — protein MNRLKGEQVTIGYGENIIVDNLDVHIPDGKITSIIGPNGCGKSTLLKALSRLLPIKGGEIQLDNENIHSQSTKEIAKKIAILPQSPEVADGLTVGELVSYGRFPHQKGFGRLSAEDKKEIDWAMRVTGTYDFKLRPINDLSGGQRQRVWIAMALAQRTDIIFLDEPTTYLDISHQLEILELITQLNKEQGCTIIMVLHDINQAVRFSDHLITMKNGDIIANGDTEEVLTKDILEKVFNIDVEISTDPRTGKPMLVTYDLCRKSYSEV, from the coding sequence GTTCACATTCCTGATGGCAAGATTACCTCAATTATAGGACCAAATGGTTGTGGTAAGTCGACGTTACTTAAAGCGTTATCACGACTACTGCCAATTAAAGGTGGAGAAATCCAATTAGATAACGAAAACATACACTCACAATCTACGAAAGAGATTGCTAAAAAAATTGCAATTTTACCTCAATCTCCAGAGGTTGCAGATGGCCTTACAGTTGGTGAATTAGTATCATATGGTCGTTTTCCACATCAAAAAGGTTTTGGACGTCTATCTGCCGAAGATAAAAAAGAAATAGACTGGGCAATGCGTGTTACAGGTACTTACGATTTTAAATTACGACCAATAAATGATTTGAGTGGAGGACAACGACAACGTGTATGGATTGCAATGGCGTTAGCTCAGCGTACAGATATTATATTCTTAGATGAGCCAACAACATATTTAGACATTTCGCATCAGTTAGAGATATTAGAATTAATTACACAGCTCAATAAAGAACAAGGCTGTACTATTATTATGGTATTGCATGATATTAACCAAGCCGTTCGTTTTTCTGATCATTTAATCACTATGAAGAATGGTGATATTATCGCTAATGGTGATACTGAGGAAGTATTAACTAAAGACATATTAGAAAAAGTATTCAACATTGATGTTGAAATTAGTACAGACCCAAGAACTGGCAAACCAATGTTAGTAACTTACGACTTGTGCAGAAAAAGCTATTCAGAAGTTTAG
- a CDS encoding GNAT family N-acetyltransferase, whose protein sequence is MVHQIREIGINDVDPFVKLLTTIYDESDYLIYNPGEYAPSNNDALSNLEHYITSPSNAIYIAENNGELVGFAIVTTENFERTRHEAHFSMGVIRHYREKGLGQSLINSVDAWCLNHNIRRIEATVVPENTTAVELFKTAGYQIEGELRDKLYIDGRYYNKYVMAKLLF, encoded by the coding sequence ATGGTTCATCAAATACGTGAAATCGGTATCAATGATGTAGATCCATTTGTTAAATTATTAACGACAATTTATGATGAATCTGATTATTTAATCTACAATCCAGGGGAATACGCACCTTCTAATAACGATGCGCTTTCAAACCTAGAGCACTATATTACATCGCCTTCCAATGCCATTTATATCGCTGAAAATAACGGCGAACTCGTCGGCTTTGCAATCGTAACGACAGAAAATTTTGAACGCACACGTCATGAAGCTCATTTTTCAATGGGCGTCATTAGACACTACAGAGAAAAAGGCCTCGGCCAATCTTTAATTAATTCTGTAGATGCATGGTGCTTAAATCATAACATTCGTCGTATAGAAGCAACAGTAGTACCTGAAAATACTACAGCTGTTGAATTATTTAAAACTGCGGGTTATCAAATAGAAGGAGAACTTCGTGATAAATTATACATCGACGGTAGGTATTACAACAAATATGTAATGGCCAAGTTATTATTTTAA
- a CDS encoding DUF47 domain-containing protein, whose protein sequence is MFNKKKDKFMVKLEEMVFNLDRAAIEFGKMDFNTHLDLKAYSDNIKTYESHGDELMHQVISDLNQTFITPIEREDILSLCNAIDDVLDAIEETSGMFEMYSIEYTDEYMAEFVDNIQKAIAEMKLAVGLLVDKKLSHMRIHSINIKEFETNCDGILRQSIKHIFNSETDPITLIKIKEIYESLEEIADKCQAVANNFETIIMKNS, encoded by the coding sequence ATGTTTAACAAGAAAAAAGATAAGTTCATGGTGAAACTAGAAGAAATGGTGTTCAATTTAGATAGAGCAGCAATTGAATTTGGGAAAATGGATTTTAATACACACTTAGATTTGAAAGCATACTCTGATAATATTAAAACATATGAGTCGCACGGTGATGAATTAATGCATCAAGTGATTTCAGACTTAAACCAAACTTTTATTACACCAATCGAACGTGAGGATATCCTCTCTTTATGTAATGCAATTGATGACGTATTAGACGCAATTGAAGAAACTTCAGGCATGTTTGAAATGTATTCTATTGAATATACTGATGAATATATGGCTGAATTTGTAGATAATATTCAAAAAGCTATAGCAGAAATGAAATTAGCTGTTGGTTTATTAGTAGATAAAAAATTATCACACATGCGTATTCATTCTATTAATATTAAAGAATTTGAAACAAACTGTGATGGTATTTTACGTCAATCAATTAAACATATTTTTAATAGTGAAACAGACCCAATCACATTAATTAAAATAAAAGAAATATATGAAAGTTTAGAAGAAATTGCAGATAAATGCCAAGCCGTAGCAAATAACTTTGAAACTATAATAATGAAAAATAGCTAA
- the dhaM gene encoding dihydroxyacetone kinase phosphoryl donor subunit DhaM encodes MTNIVVISHSKEIAEGTKALLNQMAGDVNVIVQGGVDGKIGTSYDHIQALINELTDDALCFYDIGSAEMNLDLAIEMYEGNQRIEKVEAPIVEGSFTAAVQLSVGKSIEETLGELNKTFG; translated from the coding sequence ATGACAAATATAGTAGTAATTAGTCATAGTAAAGAAATTGCAGAAGGTACAAAAGCACTATTAAATCAAATGGCCGGTGATGTTAACGTCATTGTACAAGGTGGTGTTGATGGTAAAATTGGTACATCGTATGATCATATTCAAGCATTAATAAATGAATTAACAGATGATGCATTGTGTTTTTATGATATAGGTTCTGCTGAAATGAACTTAGATTTAGCGATTGAAATGTATGAAGGTAATCAGCGTATTGAAAAAGTAGAAGCGCCAATTGTTGAAGGTAGTTTTACTGCAGCTGTGCAATTATCAGTTGGTAAATCCATAGAGGAAACTTTAGGAGAATTAAATAAAACGTTTGGCTAA
- a CDS encoding response regulator transcription factor, which yields MDILLVEDDMTLFKELSEELEQWDFKIYGIDDFNDVLAKFEAVNPAIVIMDVKLPKYDGFYWTRKIRETSNTPILFLSSRDNPMDHVMSMELGADDYVQKPFNTSILIAKLQAIYRRVYQFSLEEKRVLTWQDATLDLSKDSINKNEAQIYLSKTEMIILEMLVKKQDQIVTRDTLITALWDDEAFVSDNTLTVNVNRLRKKLADIGMSDAIETKIGKGYMAHG from the coding sequence GTGGATATTTTATTAGTAGAAGATGATATGACATTATTTAAAGAATTAAGTGAAGAATTAGAGCAATGGGATTTTAAAATTTATGGTATTGATGATTTTAATGATGTATTAGCTAAATTTGAAGCAGTTAACCCTGCTATCGTTATTATGGATGTGAAACTACCTAAATATGACGGTTTTTACTGGACTAGAAAGATTAGAGAAACATCTAATACACCAATATTATTCTTGTCGTCGCGAGACAATCCAATGGATCATGTGATGAGTATGGAATTGGGGGCAGATGATTATGTTCAAAAGCCATTTAACACGAGTATATTAATTGCTAAACTACAAGCAATTTATAGAAGAGTATATCAATTTAGTTTGGAAGAAAAGAGAGTTCTGACTTGGCAAGATGCAACTTTAGATTTGTCTAAAGATAGTATTAATAAAAATGAAGCACAAATTTACTTATCCAAAACTGAAATGATTATTTTAGAAATGCTAGTTAAGAAGCAAGACCAAATTGTTACGAGAGATACATTGATTACTGCATTATGGGATGATGAAGCATTCGTTAGTGACAATACATTAACGGTTAACGTGAATCGTTTAAGGAAGAAATTAGCTGATATTGGTATGAGTGACGCGATTGAAACGAAAATAGGTAAGGGATATATGGCGCATGGATAA
- a CDS encoding iron ABC transporter permease, whose translation MTTKKKGKLSFTATFIIAVLLLIGALIISILFGDAKIHLSTIFEAVFNYDSKNQQHNIISEIRIPRDIGAILVGVALGTSGAVIQGVTKNGLADPSLIGLNSGASFMLALTFAFYPTAPFLVMMFAGFIGALMGGFIVLMIGRSRSDGFNPMRIILAGAAVSALLTALSQGVALLFRLNQSLTFWSAGGVSGTTWNQLVWAAPFIIIALVIIISMSKQLTILNLGETLAKGLGQNVAFTRAISLILSMVLAGIAVAMVGQIAFVGLMVPHIVRYLVGTDYARVIPLTAVVGGLLLLVADTIARMLGEAPVGAIISFIGVPYFLYLVKRGGRFS comes from the coding sequence ATGACTACTAAGAAAAAAGGGAAGTTAAGTTTTACAGCAACTTTTATAATAGCTGTATTATTATTAATCGGCGCACTCATCATTTCTATATTGTTCGGAGATGCCAAAATTCACTTAAGCACAATTTTTGAAGCGGTGTTTAATTACGACTCTAAAAATCAACAGCATAATATTATTAGTGAGATTCGTATTCCAAGAGATATTGGAGCTATATTAGTAGGTGTTGCGTTAGGTACTTCAGGCGCTGTTATCCAAGGTGTGACTAAAAATGGTTTAGCTGATCCAAGTCTTATAGGATTAAACTCTGGTGCATCATTTATGCTAGCGCTTACGTTTGCATTTTATCCTACTGCACCATTCCTTGTGATGATGTTCGCTGGTTTTATAGGTGCGTTGATGGGTGGCTTTATCGTTTTAATGATTGGAAGGTCAAGAAGCGACGGGTTCAATCCTATGAGAATTATTTTGGCAGGCGCTGCTGTTAGTGCATTGTTAACCGCGTTAAGCCAAGGTGTTGCGTTATTATTTAGACTAAATCAAAGTTTAACGTTTTGGAGTGCTGGTGGTGTATCTGGTACAACCTGGAACCAATTAGTTTGGGCAGCACCGTTTATCATCATTGCTCTTGTTATTATCATTTCAATGAGTAAGCAATTAACAATTTTAAATTTAGGTGAAACATTGGCTAAAGGTCTAGGGCAAAACGTTGCGTTTACGCGAGCTATTTCACTGATATTATCTATGGTTTTGGCTGGTATTGCAGTTGCAATGGTTGGTCAAATTGCCTTTGTCGGTCTGATGGTGCCGCATATAGTGAGATACTTAGTGGGCACGGACTATGCTAGAGTGATACCTTTAACTGCTGTAGTCGGTGGTTTGCTATTACTAGTAGCAGATACGATTGCACGTATGTTAGGAGAAGCCCCAGTAGGAGCCATCATTTCCTTTATTGGTGTACCTTACTTCTTGTATTTAGTTAAAAGAGGAGGTCGCTTCTCATGA
- a CDS encoding HAMP domain-containing sensor histidine kinase, with protein sequence MDNFKWVYIFLRSRIYWILWFIFLNFITLLIAYLDYDISVGSTYYIIILNLGISILFLSFTFLKEIKFFKHLDENVEPEALKHKSLADTPLQQEMVNYLYNQITDQKSLVTRQQKQIQSTEASLTDFVHDIKTPVTAMKLLIEKEQDTTRKNALLYEWTRINDMLDRQLFLTRLESQNKDMYFEHVALKRLVIEEIQITRYISQSKGIDYDLNFEGDYKVYTDAKWCRMMIRQILSNAVKYSEESTIHVHAYVDQGHTVLRITDEGKGISAKDLPRIFEKGFTSTNDRNETSASGLGLYLVNHVKEKLKIHVSVSSEPKVGTTMNFIFPKQNELISRLSENI encoded by the coding sequence ATGGATAACTTTAAATGGGTTTATATCTTTTTAAGGTCACGGATATACTGGATATTATGGTTTATTTTCTTAAACTTTATCACTCTGCTTATTGCTTATTTAGATTATGATATTAGTGTGGGGAGTACATATTATATTATTATTTTAAATCTAGGTATTTCAATATTGTTCTTGTCGTTCACATTTTTAAAGGAAATTAAATTTTTTAAGCATTTAGATGAAAATGTAGAACCTGAAGCATTAAAGCATAAATCATTGGCGGATACGCCGTTACAGCAAGAAATGGTTAATTATTTATACAATCAAATTACCGATCAAAAATCATTAGTTACGCGTCAGCAAAAGCAAATTCAATCTACTGAAGCATCATTAACAGATTTTGTACATGATATTAAAACACCTGTAACAGCAATGAAACTATTAATAGAAAAAGAACAAGACACTACTAGAAAAAATGCGCTTTTATATGAATGGACACGAATAAACGACATGTTAGATAGGCAGTTATTTTTAACTCGCTTAGAGTCACAAAATAAAGATATGTATTTTGAACATGTGGCACTAAAACGTCTTGTAATTGAAGAAATACAAATCACTCGATATATTAGCCAGTCTAAAGGTATTGACTATGATTTGAATTTTGAAGGTGATTATAAAGTATATACAGATGCTAAATGGTGTCGAATGATGATTAGACAAATTTTATCAAATGCAGTTAAATATAGTGAAGAAAGTACAATTCATGTTCATGCTTATGTCGATCAAGGGCATACAGTTCTTAGAATTACAGATGAAGGTAAAGGGATAAGTGCTAAAGATTTACCACGTATTTTTGAAAAAGGTTTTACTTCCACTAATGATCGTAATGAAACATCAGCTTCTGGGCTTGGTTTATACCTTGTCAATCATGTGAAAGAAAAGTTAAAAATCCATGTATCGGTTTCTTCAGAACCGAAAGTAGGGACAACTATGAATTTTATTTTCCCTAAGCAAAATGAATTGATATCAAGATTATCTGAAAATATATAA
- a CDS encoding inorganic phosphate transporter yields the protein MEYILIITVAIVIFSLIFDFINGFHDTANAVATAVSTRALTPRTAILLASVMNFIGALTFTGVAGTITKDIVDPFKLENGLVVVLAAIIAAIFWNLLTWYYGIPSSSSHALIGSIAGAAIASQGSFAVLHYQGFTKIIIVLLLSPVIAFCVGFIMYSIVKVVFKNANLTKTNRNFRFFQIFTASLQSFSHGTNDAQKSMGIITLALIVAGIQTGSSVEPQLWVKISCATAMGLGTAVGGWKIIKTVGGNIMKIRPANGAAADLSSALTIFVASSLHFPLSTTHVVSSSILGVGSSNRIKGVKWNTAQRMIVTWVITLPISAIVAALIYYIINFFL from the coding sequence ATGGAATATATTTTGATCATCACAGTAGCTATTGTTATTTTTTCACTTATATTTGACTTTATCAATGGTTTCCATGATACAGCCAATGCTGTCGCTACTGCTGTTTCAACGCGTGCCTTAACTCCTAGAACGGCTATACTTTTGGCATCTGTCATGAATTTTATAGGTGCTTTAACGTTCACTGGGGTTGCAGGAACAATAACTAAAGATATCGTAGACCCATTTAAATTAGAAAATGGTCTAGTTGTAGTATTAGCAGCTATTATCGCTGCAATTTTCTGGAATTTATTAACTTGGTATTACGGTATACCAAGTTCATCTTCTCATGCATTGATAGGTTCTATCGCTGGCGCGGCAATTGCTTCACAAGGTTCATTTGCCGTATTACATTATCAAGGTTTTACAAAAATTATAATTGTATTGCTTTTATCACCAGTCATTGCATTCTGTGTAGGGTTTATAATGTACTCGATTGTAAAAGTAGTATTTAAAAATGCGAACCTTACAAAAACTAATCGTAATTTTAGATTCTTTCAAATTTTCACAGCGTCCTTACAATCGTTTTCACATGGTACGAATGACGCTCAAAAATCAATGGGGATTATTACATTAGCTTTAATTGTTGCAGGTATTCAAACGGGTTCTAGCGTAGAACCACAACTATGGGTTAAAATTTCCTGTGCTACTGCGATGGGATTAGGTACTGCTGTTGGTGGTTGGAAAATCATTAAAACAGTTGGTGGTAATATTATGAAAATACGACCAGCTAATGGAGCTGCAGCAGATTTATCATCTGCGTTAACTATATTTGTAGCATCATCACTACATTTCCCACTATCTACAACACACGTAGTTTCTTCATCTATCTTAGGTGTGGGATCTTCAAACCGTATTAAAGGCGTTAAGTGGAATACAGCACAACGTATGATTGTTACATGGGTTATTACATTACCAATTTCTGCAATAGTTGCAGCGTTAATTTATTACATTATTAATTTTTTCTTATAA
- the dhaL gene encoding dihydroxyacetone kinase subunit DhaL, whose amino-acid sequence MNIAELKERLLKLVDVFEEKEELLTELDRAIGDGDHGVNMVRGFKALPDNIDDSSMQSLLKSTGMTLMSNIGGASGPLYGFSFVKMSQVVSDEIGSSNLKELLKTFSEAIAQRGKVTLNEKTMYDVIERANQASQNDEILTIDVLQSYADLTKDIEATKGRAAYFKKDSLGHVDPGAQSSVYILNALIGDDS is encoded by the coding sequence ATGAATATCGCTGAACTAAAAGAAAGATTATTAAAATTAGTAGATGTGTTTGAAGAAAAAGAAGAATTATTAACAGAATTAGATAGAGCAATCGGTGATGGCGACCATGGCGTGAACATGGTTAGAGGTTTCAAAGCGTTACCAGATAATATTGATGATAGCTCTATGCAAAGTTTATTGAAATCTACAGGTATGACACTTATGTCTAATATTGGTGGTGCTTCTGGTCCATTATACGGTTTTAGTTTTGTAAAGATGTCACAAGTAGTATCAGATGAAATAGGAAGTTCGAATTTGAAAGAACTCTTAAAAACTTTTTCAGAGGCAATTGCTCAAAGAGGTAAAGTAACGTTGAATGAAAAAACTATGTATGATGTAATTGAGCGTGCAAACCAAGCTTCACAAAATGATGAAATATTAACAATTGATGTATTACAATCCTACGCAGATTTAACAAAAGATATCGAAGCAACTAAAGGTAGAGCGGCATATTTCAAAAAAGATTCCTTAGGACATGTTGACCCTGGAGCTCAAAGTAGTGTTTATATATTGAACGCATTGATTGGAGATGACTCGTAA
- a CDS encoding alpha/beta hydrolase, which produces MKKKHKWTIITLSIVIVVAILTALLLKQQYDRQHSQEIKEKVQINNKNVNAFTNITYGTGMPNSRLDILTPTELDSDNKLPVIFWMHGGGFIAGDKQYKNPLLSKIAEQGYIVVNINYALAPDNKYPTQLHQIDQAVKFIKRNKHELPMDFDQVIFGGDSAGAQLSSQYTAIQTNKSLREDMSFEQQFEANQLKAAIFFGGFYDMKTVKATEFPRIQLFMESYTGKRDWEQQFKYISEMSTINQVTKDYPPTFLSVGDADPFYSQNISFYKKLKSMDIPVDKLFYDGSHNLRHQYQFHMDLPESQQNMKDVLRFLSRNTSSSGVETNVSEETTNPNGVELNPY; this is translated from the coding sequence ATGAAGAAAAAACACAAATGGACGATAATTACTTTAAGTATTGTTATTGTAGTAGCAATCTTGACTGCTCTGTTATTAAAACAACAGTATGACCGTCAACATTCACAAGAAATTAAAGAAAAAGTACAGATTAATAATAAAAATGTAAATGCATTTACAAATATAACTTATGGTACTGGTATGCCTAATAGTAGACTAGATATATTAACACCAACTGAATTAGATTCGGATAATAAGTTGCCCGTAATTTTTTGGATGCATGGTGGTGGCTTTATAGCGGGAGATAAACAATATAAGAATCCACTATTATCCAAAATCGCTGAGCAAGGCTATATTGTTGTAAATATTAATTATGCACTTGCACCAGATAATAAATATCCAACGCAGCTACACCAAATTGATCAAGCTGTAAAATTTATAAAACGTAATAAGCATGAATTACCAATGGATTTTGATCAAGTTATTTTCGGAGGGGACTCTGCTGGTGCACAGCTATCTAGCCAATACACGGCAATTCAAACAAATAAATCATTAAGAGAAGATATGTCATTCGAACAACAATTTGAGGCAAATCAATTGAAGGCAGCAATATTTTTCGGTGGTTTTTATGACATGAAAACAGTAAAAGCTACTGAGTTTCCAAGGATACAACTTTTTATGGAAAGTTATACAGGAAAACGAGATTGGGAACAGCAGTTTAAATATATTAGTGAGATGTCTACGATAAATCAGGTTACCAAAGATTACCCGCCAACGTTTTTATCTGTAGGTGACGCAGATCCATTTTATAGTCAGAATATATCATTTTATAAAAAGCTGAAATCGATGGATATTCCGGTGGATAAATTATTTTATGATGGCTCCCATAATTTGAGACACCAATACCAATTCCATATGGATTTACCAGAATCACAACAAAATATGAAAGATGTTCTAAGGTTTTTAAGTAGAAATACAAGTTCATCAGGTGTTGAAACAAATGTTAGTGAAGAAACAACGAATCCTAATGGAGTCGAATTAAACCCTTATTAA
- a CDS encoding iron ABC transporter permease, with translation MIDPKLRYKQWLTMLILTILVLLACAWSITSGEYKMSVEAFFKTLIGQGEYTDTLILMEFRLPRMIITILAGAALAMSGAVIQSVTKNPLAEPGILGINAGSGFVIALFIVVGQVDAGNFVYVLPFISMVGGVLTALIIFSFSYNKGEGITPASMVLVGVGMSTALSGGSLTLMSTFDEDQSEFIASWLAGNIWGDEWAFVIAFLPWVIVLIPFLLFKANVLNLLNTHQYIAQGVGVKIGRERIVLLLVAVVLSSAAVSVAGAIGFIGLLGPHIAKSIVGPRHQLFLPISILIGAFLLVLADTIGQVILQPSGVPAGIVVAIIGAPYFLYLMYKTKSV, from the coding sequence ATGATAGATCCAAAGTTAAGATATAAACAATGGCTTACGATGCTTATACTCACTATTCTAGTCTTGTTAGCGTGCGCATGGAGTATTACTTCTGGAGAATATAAAATGTCTGTAGAGGCATTTTTCAAAACGTTAATTGGCCAGGGCGAATATACAGACACATTGATATTGATGGAATTTAGATTGCCGCGTATGATTATTACAATATTAGCTGGTGCTGCTTTAGCCATGAGTGGTGCAGTCATACAAAGTGTAACGAAAAACCCACTTGCAGAGCCTGGTATATTAGGTATTAATGCCGGAAGCGGCTTTGTAATTGCTTTATTTATAGTGGTAGGCCAGGTAGACGCGGGTAATTTTGTGTATGTTTTACCATTTATTAGTATGGTAGGCGGTGTTTTAACAGCACTTATTATTTTCTCGTTTAGTTATAATAAAGGAGAAGGTATTACTCCAGCGAGTATGGTACTTGTCGGCGTGGGAATGTCTACTGCACTTAGTGGTGGGTCGTTAACACTAATGTCCACATTTGACGAAGACCAATCAGAGTTTATAGCTTCTTGGCTTGCTGGTAATATTTGGGGTGATGAATGGGCGTTTGTTATAGCCTTTTTACCATGGGTTATCGTGTTAATACCATTCTTATTATTTAAAGCGAATGTGCTAAATTTATTGAACACACATCAGTATATTGCTCAAGGTGTCGGTGTGAAGATAGGGCGTGAACGGATTGTCTTATTATTAGTGGCAGTTGTGTTATCATCAGCAGCTGTTTCTGTAGCTGGTGCGATTGGATTTATTGGTTTGTTGGGGCCACATATTGCTAAGTCGATTGTTGGCCCAAGACATCAATTATTCTTACCGATTTCAATACTAATAGGCGCCTTTTTACTTGTACTAGCAGATACTATTGGTCAAGTTATACTACAACCTTCAGGTGTTCCAGCAGGTATTGTAGTTGCTATTATAGGTGCCCCTTATTTCTTATACTTAATGTATAAAACAAAATCAGTATAA
- the dhaK gene encoding dihydroxyacetone kinase subunit DhaK — protein sequence MKKLIKQKTNFLNDMLDGLSKTNKQIEIISDTVVVRKNRKEQGVSLVSGGGSGHEPAHAGYVANGMLDAAVCGEVFTSPTPDKILSAIKAVDNGDGVLLIVKNYAGDVMNFEMAQEMAEMEGIQVETVVVKDDVAVEDEAQRRGVAGTVIVHKYAGHLAEKGLSLSEIKEKVEGLLPQIKSIGMALTAPMVPTTGQYGFDIEEDEMEIGVGIHGEKGLSREKIEPVDQIVERLIQVLLKEVESEELIVMVNGMGATPLSELNIAAKYVDENLEQKSKSITHWLVGDYMTALDMQGLSLTFVPSSEELLEALTETTESLYFH from the coding sequence ATGAAAAAATTAATTAAACAAAAGACGAATTTTTTGAATGATATGTTGGACGGGCTTTCAAAAACAAACAAACAAATAGAAATTATTTCAGACACAGTCGTAGTTAGAAAGAATAGAAAAGAACAAGGAGTTTCTTTAGTTTCTGGTGGTGGAAGTGGGCACGAACCAGCTCATGCGGGTTATGTTGCCAATGGTATGTTAGACGCTGCAGTTTGTGGAGAAGTATTTACTTCACCGACGCCAGATAAGATTCTTAGTGCCATAAAAGCTGTTGATAATGGCGATGGTGTATTGCTTATAGTAAAAAACTATGCCGGTGATGTTATGAACTTTGAGATGGCTCAGGAAATGGCAGAAATGGAAGGCATTCAAGTAGAAACTGTCGTTGTAAAAGATGATGTTGCAGTGGAAGATGAGGCCCAACGTCGAGGTGTAGCAGGTACAGTTATTGTTCATAAGTATGCAGGACATTTAGCGGAAAAAGGGCTGTCATTGTCAGAAATAAAAGAAAAAGTAGAAGGTTTATTACCTCAAATAAAAAGTATTGGTATGGCACTAACAGCACCTATGGTTCCCACTACTGGACAATATGGATTTGATATTGAAGAAGATGAAATGGAAATTGGTGTAGGTATACACGGTGAAAAAGGATTGTCTAGAGAAAAAATTGAACCCGTAGATCAAATTGTAGAGCGATTAATTCAAGTTTTACTTAAAGAGGTTGAATCAGAGGAGCTTATCGTAATGGTCAATGGCATGGGGGCAACGCCTTTGTCAGAACTTAATATCGCTGCAAAATATGTCGATGAAAATTTAGAACAAAAGAGCAAATCGATTACTCATTGGTTAGTCGGAGATTACATGACTGCATTAGATATGCAAGGTCTATCATTAACATTTGTACCTTCTTCAGAAGAATTGTTAGAAGCGTTAACTGAAACAACAGAAAGTTTATATTTCCATTAA